One Molothrus aeneus isolate 106 chromosome 6, BPBGC_Maene_1.0, whole genome shotgun sequence genomic window carries:
- the HRAS gene encoding GTPase HRas, with protein MTEYKLVVVGAGGVGKSALTIQLIQNHFVDEYDPTIEDSYRKQVVIDGETCLLDILDTAGQEEYSAMRDQYMRTGEGFLCVFAINNTKSFEDIHQYREQIKRVKDSDDVPMVLVGNKCDLPARTVETRQAQDLARSYGIPYIETSAKTRQGVEDAFYTLVREIRQHKLRKLNPPDESGPGCMNCKCVVS; from the exons ATGACTGAATACAAGCTGGTGGTGGTGGGAGCAGGTGGTGTTGGGAAGAGTGCTTTGACGATACAGCTCATTCAGAACCATTTTGTTGATGAGTATGACCCCACGATAGAG GATTCCTACAGAAAGCAAGTAGTCATCGATGGAGAGACCTGTTTGTTAGACATCTTGgacactgcagggcaggaggagtaCAGTGCCATGAGAGACCAGTACATGAGAACGGGGGAAGGATTCCTGTGTGTCTTCGCCATCAACAACACCAAGTCCTTTGAAGATATTCACCAGTATAG GGAGCAGATCAAGAGGGTGAAAGACTCAGATGATGTCCCCATGGTGCTAGTGGGGAATAAATGTGACCTCCCTGCGCGGACAGTGGAGACCCGGCAAGCGCAGGACCTGGCCCGGAGCTACGGGATCCCCTACATAGAAACGTCTGCCAAAACCAGACAG GGCGTTGAGGATGCCTTCTACACCTTGGTGCGGGAGATCCGGCAGCACAAGCTGCGCAAGCTGAATCCCCCGGACGAGAGCGGCCCCGGCTGCATGAACTGTAAATGTGTGGTATCGTGA